From Macaca mulatta isolate MMU2019108-1 chromosome 3, T2T-MMU8v2.0, whole genome shotgun sequence, the proteins below share one genomic window:
- the CDC14C gene encoding dual specificity protein phosphatase CDC14C, with translation MKRKSEGRSSSAAESPCSPCCLSTSLVVKKIRSSTQQDPRRRGPQVDLYLDITDRLRFAILNSRPKSASNVHYFSVDNELEYENFSEDFGPLNLAMVYRYCCKINKKLKSITMLRKKIVHFTGSDQRKQANAAFLVGCYMVIYLGRTPEEAYRILIFGDTSYIPFRDAAYGSCNFYITLLDCFHAVKKAMQYGFLNFNSFNLDEYEHYEKAENGDLNWIIPDRFIAFCGPHSRTRLESGYPQHSPETYIQYFKNHNVTTIIRLNKRMYDAKRFMDAGFDHHDLFFADGSTPTDAIVKKFLDICENAEGAIAVHCKAGLGRTGTLIACYIMKHFRMTAAETIAWVRICRPGLVIGPQQQFLVMKQTSLWLEGDYFRQKLKGQENGQHRAAFSKLLSGVDDISINGVENQDQQEPEPYSDDDNINGGTQGDRLRALKSRRQPKTNAIPLTCPLAVLTSALCSIVIWWIVCDYILPILLFCLDGFRT, from the coding sequence ATGAAGCGGAAAAGCGAAGGGCGGTCGAGCTCGGCCGCCGAGTCTCCCTGCTCGCCGTGCTGCTTGTCGACCTCACTGGTTGTGAAGAAGATCCGCAGCTCCACGCAGCAGGACCCGCGCCGCCGGGGCCCCCAGGTCGACCTGTACCTGGACATCACCGATCGCCTTCGTTTTGCCATTCTCAACAGCAGACCAAAGAGTGCATCAAATGTACATTATTTCAGCGTAGATAATGAACTCGAATATGAGAACTTCTCCGAAGACTTTGGACCACTCAATCTGGCAATGGTTTACAGATATTGTTGcaagataaataagaaattaaagtCCATTACAATGTTAAGGAAGAAAATTGTTCATTTTACTGGCTCTGATCAGAGAAAACAAGCCAATGCTGCCTTCCTTGTTGGATGCTACATGGTTATATATTTGGGGAGAACTCCAGAAGAAGCATATAGAATATTAATCTTTGGAGATACATCCTATATTCCTTTCAGAGATGCTGCCTATGGAAGCTGCAATTTCTACATTACACTTCTTGACTGTTTTCATGCAGTAAAGAAGGCAATGCAGTATGGCTTCCTTAATTTCAACTCATTTAACCTTGATGAATATGAACACTATGAAAAAGCAGAAAACGGAGACTTAAATTGGATAATACCAGACCGATTTATTGCCTTCTGTGGACCTCATTCAAGAACCAGACTTGAAAGTGGTTACCCTCAACATTCTCCTGAGActtatattcaatattttaagaaTCACAATGTTACTACCATTATTCGTCTTAATAAAAGGATGTATGATGCCAAACGCTTTATGGATGCTGGCTTCGATCACCACGATCTTTTCTTTGCGGATGGCAGCACCCCTACTGATGCCATTGTCAAAAAATTTCTGGATATCTGTGAAAATGCTGAGGGTGCCATTGCAGTACATTGTAAAGCTGGCCTTGGTCGCACGGGCACTTTGATAGCCTGCTACATCATGAAGCATTTCAGGATGACAGCAGCTGAGACCATTGCATGGGTAAGGATCTGCAGACCTGGCTTGGTGATTGGGCCTCAGCAGCAGTTTTTGGTGATGAAGCAAACAAGCCTCTGGCTGGAAGGGGACTATTTTCGGCAGAAGTTAAAGGGGCAGGAGAATGGACAACACAGAGCAGCCTTCTCCAAACTTCTCTCTGGTGTTGATGACATTTCCATAAATGGGGTCGAGAATCAAGACCAGCAAGAACCCGAACCTTACAGTGATGACGACAACATCAATGGAGGGACACAAGGTGATAGACTTCGGGCCCTGAAAAGCAGAAGACAACCGAAAACAAACGCTATTCCTCTGACATGTCCCCTAGCTGTGCTGACCTCTGCACTATGTAGTATTGTCATCTGGTGGATTGTTTGTGACTACATTCTTCCCATCCTGCTATTCTGTCTCGATGGTTTCAGAACATAG